GGGCGAGTGTGTGGTTGTGattgagaatgatggtggtgGGTGTGGTAGGTGGTGGTAGTAGCGGCGGCTATGGTTAAGGATGGTGCTAGTGGTGGGGGTAATTGATAATAGTAAACAATGGGAGTAATAAATGTggatgatagcatcttaatgaaattaaatcTCTGTTATGGATTTTAGTTATACAGATCTATTCAGACCCATTAATTGAttgtaaagtaaaaaaaataaaaaatctgaatgattaaaattcagactttaaaaataaatgcatTTAATATATGAGATCTAAATAATTAAAATTCAGACATCTATTAAGTGCAAACTAACGAGGCCTTAACCACATCACTGCTATTCCACTCCTTGATCCTAGACGTAGCAACTAGCATCTCAGTGGCTACTGCCTCTTAATTCTAATGCTAATATCTCGTCATATAAAGTTTGACATTTGATTCAAAAAGTCTGAAGAGAAACTATTAAAAAACTGAGGAAATTAATCTCAAGGACAGTAAGTCCACGCTCCACACCCTATGTAATGTATGCCTTAATGTTTAAAACCAGTAAAGCTCATTGTCCAAGTTTGACTTTCAAATCCTAGTGCGTAACGAGAATCAACAAATCCGAAATTACTACCAGGAAAACAAAGTTGATATCACTTGCACGGAGGGTTATGAACACCAACAACATCATCCTCGCATTTTCTTAATACAAAGATCTAAAGATATCTATATTGTAACTCTGAGGACGAAGAAATATGAGTAGGAGTCTGTTTCGGCGATGAGCGCAAGAGAATGTCAACGGACTATAGCAGTATACTCAGCTTGACACCATCTGACATTAACTGTCGGAGAGCTTGTCTGTTGTTTTTAGTCTTTTTGAATTCTGGTTCTCTTCTTCCATGGCCTTCAGTTTGTTCTTAGTTGCAGCTATTTTGGCAGTCTTGCACATTTGCGCCGAAGAGCCAGCAACAAAGTTGGATTTACTCGTTTCACCATCAGCTCCAAAAGAGCTTTCAGCCCCTTCCATCAAATATTTCTCGCTGGCAAGCCTAACAACCAAAGGCCGCCCACAGACTAATCTTCCATGCATCTTCTCCTTGGCCAGTACAGCTTCCTGCATGCTCACATTAAAAATAGAAATCAGAACCTACTCTCATTGATGAGCAACTGAGATTCTGCAACTTACCTCTTTAGTACAAAATTGGACAAAAGCATAACCACGTGGTTCCCCGCGCTTAGGACCACGAGTGTGCTGTAGAAAAAGAGATTGTCTTTAACAAAACTTAAAGATGCAGAGAAGCTAAAAAAGATATTCCGTAGAAGGGCTTATTTTATTAACTGAAAGTGGTGTGCTTTTTATAGGCTTACAAGCTCATAAAGATAATATTTACCATACCACCCACTTGACTAAAATTTAGGAAATGACCAGAAAAACAACAACCAAATTAGAAAAAATAGCAACAGACCTAGGGACTCTCTTAACTAAAGTAAAAAGATTTATTCAACTCACATTAAATAAGTTCATCAGCCAATAAACTTAAAAGAGTTTTTGAATCAGTTCCCAACACTCCCCCTTGATTCAAAATCACATACACCAATGCATAACATAAAGTAATTGTGTTTTGCTGGAGGAAGTGCTTTAGTAAGAATGTCTGTTGCTTGCTCTTCAGTGCTGCAACGCTTCAACTCAATCAACCCCTTTGCAACTAGTTCACAAATGAGAAGATGTTGAATGTCTATGTGCTTCGGCCTTCCATGAAATACAGGATTTTTGGTAATTGCAATTGCTGATAAATTGTCACAGAAGATTTTTGTTGCTTCCTTTTGCTCTTGGTAAAGATTTGCAAGTATCTTCATTAGCCATAATGCTTGACATGCTGATGACGTTGCTGCAACATATTCTACCTCTGAAGATGGCAACGTCGTTGTTGCTTGTTTCTTTGAGCTCCAAGTAATAGCTGCagaaccaaaaatgaaaaaattcccAAAGACACTCTTTCTATCATCCAAAGATCCTGCCTAGTCACTATCCGAAAAGCCATACAGATTAAAACTAGAACATCGAGAGTACCATAGTCCAAAATCCATAGTTCTGACAACATAGTTCAAGATTCTTTTAGCTGATCCAAAATGATGCTTTGAAGGTTTATGCATAAACCTCAAAATAAATCCAACAGAGAATGATATATCAAGACGGGAGTGAGTCACATACAGACCTCCAACTATGCTTCTAAAATAGCTTTCATCAACTTTTTCGGTACCATCTTCAAGTTACAGCTTCTCATTTACATTCATAAGAGTTGGCACTATTTTGCAATTAAGCATATTGAACCTTTTGAGCAAATCAATGACATACTTCCTTTGTGAAAGGAAAACTCCATCTTCTCCTTACTTCACTTCAAGTCCAAGAAATAGTGCAACAATCCCAAATCTATCATTTTAAACTTATTCATCATAGAAGATTTGAAATTACATATAACAGAGTACGCTGACCCCATATATatcatatcatcaacatacaaatATACCAACAGAAGATCATTTTTCTCATACTTCTTTACATATAAAGTTGGTTCATTCTTACTTTTTTCAACTCCATTTTCTCTGAAATAGGAGTCGATTTTGTTGTACCATGCGCGCAaagcttgtttaagtccataaagTACTTTCTTCAGCTTGTACTCGTTGTTTTCCTTTCCTTTCTCTACATAGCCATCTGGTTGGGCTATATAGACTTCTTTTTCCAAGTCGCCGTTAAGGAACACAAATTTTACATCACACTGATAAACCTTCCATTTTAACTATACAACCAATGTTAAAAGAATTCTTAGTGTTTCAAAATGTGAAACTGGAAAGAAAGTTTCGTCAAAGTCAATACCTTGTTGCTGCGAATATCCTTGTGCTGCCAATCTAGCTTTATGTTTTTGTACACTCCCATCAACATGGTATTTTGTCTTGAACACCCATTTTGATCCTATAACATTTTTGCCATCTAGAAGATCCACCAAATCCCATgttttatttttccttatttCTATAAGCTTTTCTCCTATTGCACAGCTTCATTCTTTTTTTGTTGAAGCTTCTTCAAAGCTAGCTGGACCTGCACCAAATAAAGGAAAAGTGCATGTTTCATAAATATCTGCAAGTAATTTAGTCTTCTATGGAGGAGTCTCATCAGAATCTTCTGAGTCGGCCACCATCAATGTTGGGCTGCTTTCAACTAGATTGATGTTACTGGAACTTCTAAAAGATTGGCTTGATGTATTAACAAAAGGCTGACTTTCTACTTCACTAGGAAAAACTTCATCTTCCATTACAACTTGTGAAATTTTACTATTGCTTTCCCATTTCCAACATGAGTTTTCATCAAATACCACATCTCTCCTGATAATCACTTTGCCATTTGTGGAGTTATATAATCGAAAAGCTTTGGATTCAGAGCAATATCCAATAAAGATACATTTTTCAGATTTTCCATCAAGTTTTTGATGAAGTTGAGAATTTATTAAAGCATATGCAATACAACCAAAAATTCTCAAATGACTTACTCACAGCTTTTTACCTTTCCAAGCTTCAACTAGTGTTTGACCCATGACTGCTCTTGTAGGAGACATATTAAGCAAATAAACTGCAGTATGAATTGCCTCAAACCAAAACTGATTCGGAAGATTCTTGTTCTTCAGCATGCTTCTGTCCATCTCCACTACGGTTCGGTTCTTTCGCTTAGCAATTCCATTTTGCTCCGGAGTGTAAGGTGCAGTTAATTCTCTGTGAATGCCATTATCTTCACAAAACAACTTAAACTCTTAAGATACAAACTCACCTCCTCCGTCTGTATGAAGAACTTTAATTTTAGTACCAATTTGGTTCTCAACCAATGCCTTGAATTTTTTGAAGTTTGCAAAAGTTTCTGATTTGAACTTCAAAAAATATACCCAACTCATACGACTATAATTATTTGTGAATAGTAGAAAATATCTAAACTGGCAAGTGATTGCATATTCATAGGGCCACATAGATCTGCATGAATAATTTTATGACAACTAGTAGCTCTCCAAGATTTTCCTATAGGGAAGGATGTTCTGTGTTGCTTGCCATATATACAACCTTCACAAACATTTTCAACAGATTTTAGATTTGGCAAATCATGAACCATTTTATGTTGACTCAACAACATCAATCCATTCATATTCAAGTGTCCATAACGTAAATGCCACAACATAGATTCTTCAAGCTTTCTTTCACTAACCACCAATGATTGTTCTaattttgaaatttcaagagGAAATATTTTGTCCTCTATCATATGAATACGTGCTAAGATTGACatgtctttttatttttaataacgCATAATCCATCATTAAACAAGACAGAGAATCTATTATTCAATAATTGTCCAATACTTAGCAAGTTATGTGCTAAACTAGGAGCAAAGAGAACATTTTGAATAAGTTTTActttatcttgactcgtttggaCAGCCACAGTACCTCACCTTCAACATGTATTTCCTTATTATCTCCGAGCCAAATTCGCCTCCTTTTTGTCTCATCTAACTCTCTAAATACTGACCTTTCTCCAGACATGTGATGGGAGAAGCCACTATCAACAAACCAAACACCAATCTTATGATCCATGATAGTAGAACGAGCCAtataagcatgctttcttctTGTTCTTCCTCTGCATAACTAGCTTGATTATTTTTGTACCAGAAGTTAGCTTTTATTTGAACGAACTTGTGAAAGTTGTAACAGTGCACTCCATTTCCACCACATCCAAATTGGTCTCTGCCTCTACCACGTCCTCTTCCTCTAAAAGCACCTCTCCTACCACGTCATTGTGTTCTTCACTTCGGTGACTTCTCATTCTGAGTTGGAGACTCTTCCTTAACTTGAAAAGCTTGTTCTTCATTCTTCTCAATCGACTTGTTGATTCGTGGCTTGTGAGATTGCAAAGAGTCCATTAGTTCATCAAACGAAAACATAGATAAGTCTTTTGATTTGTCAATGGCTGCAACCACATGATCAAACTTTCGAGGTAAACTTCTTAAAACTTTTGCAACTACAGTTTCATCATTTACCTCTTCACCATATGATTTCATTTGACCTACAATCCCAATAACTCTTGATAAAAAGTCTTTCACAGATTCATTATTTTTCATGAACAATGTTTCAAAGTCGCGGCGAAGAGATTGTAGTTTTACAGTAATTACCTTTGAAGAACCttgaaacttttttttttcaaaatcagccACTCCTCTTTTGAGGTAGTTACTGCTGCAATTCTTGAGAAAAATAGTCTCATGGACAGCTTGCTAAATAAAGAACAAAGCTTTGGCATCCTTCTTTCTGACTTCTTTTAATATCTTCTCATGCTCTGCGTCCGACTCTTCCACATCAACGAACACATctccaatcacttctcaagccaagtaAAACTTAGAATTTCACCTAGAAACTCATTCGGGTAAAGTTCTAGACCATTTGCAtgggtacttggacttgcaacaaaAATATCACTTCTCACACAATTGGATCGTTAAAGAagatagagtcgagggcccataACAACCATATTCAATattgaaaatcactaatggttcAACTAAATCACTTGATAATTGctcaagtcaacacaagagtctaaaggtcactaATTAGAGCTATTTCTTGCCAAGAACTTATTTTTAAGCATAAGGCCGTAGTTAAATGTATTGGTACCAAGTGAAGTATGTTTGACCCTTTTTATTTACTAATACTACTATTTTTATCTAAACATTAAAACAGACTCAAATCcataagaaggttgtcacgtcatccatcattgggaagagccacccaatTCACACAAAacccacctttggaaagaaccgtggtattaagaaaaccaaaggcttattactCACTTAAACATAAAAAGAGGCTACCAAATCAAAAAGAAGATCTTAAattaaataagaagttatactactaaGAAAAGCAAGCTAAAGAAGCTATGAAATAAACTACTGAAAGTAAGACAAATGAATATACAAACCAAGGGAAATAGAATACATACATCAAAAGAGAGAGAGGAATATATACATAATGAAAgaggataaagaaaaaagaaaaaagagtattAAAGTTATTACATGCCAAtgtcatatcaaatcaaccaaaatagACCACCCCATTGAATAAGAATAAGCATTGTCCTTAATGCTTAACAAAAATTAGAATAAGGaagggtagagagttaagagaactccctatgtggtctcagtGTGCATGGGATCATCAGCATCCTCGGGCTCCACCAATTGGATCTCATCATTCTCCGGTCGGGGAATAATAGGGTTGGTGAACATCTGAAGCATCTACTCAGTATTGTGGGCAGCGAGGTCTGGCTCTTCAAACTAGCCAGCTGTTGCCTCTGATGCCTCAGGTACTAATGGTGCTGACTCCATCAGCAGATCAAGTGGTATATCCCCAGTGGATGCTATATTGGCCACTTTTTTTCTCAATCTATCTACCGATTTATTTGAAGCCTGAgatttctgcatcttcttcatctgttTTCCCAACTTCTCAATAGCTCCCCCATGTGCCACCAATGCATCCATGATGGTCTTTTGATTGTCCAGGATATTCTTCAATGTTTCCTCCATCGACGAAGGTACCTGTGATACTGCTGGGGCAGAAGATTGTACTGCAACAACACTGGATATGTCAGACAGCTTTGAAGTTGTTgtctgcatccaattgttgatactcACCAATG
This sequence is a window from Nicotiana sylvestris chromosome 3, ASM39365v2, whole genome shotgun sequence. Protein-coding genes within it:
- the LOC138888751 gene encoding uncharacterized protein codes for the protein MHGRLVCGRPLVVRLASEKYLMEGAESSFGADGETSKSNFVAGSSAQMCKTAKIAATKNKLKAMEEENQNSKRLKTTDKLSDS